In a single window of the Streptomyces sp. NBC_00094 genome:
- a CDS encoding GMC family oxidoreductase, with protein MSPGGGAAAPHGSYDVIVVGGGIAGSLVARRLGDLGRRVLVLEAGPAAADPEAGHRAALRTYLTAGAKVPGSPYVPSPEATWPEVTDLTGLPSGGYAAEGHLIQRGPLPYASGYVRVNGGTGNVWTGLTPRMHPEDFRTAEFGYGRSWPIGYDELEPHYRAAEYEIGVAADVDEQREHVGLPFPEEYVFPMRALPASHLDRIVAARLDGRRLADPATGDPVVLRVTGTPHGRNSTPDPLYDGGAGYVPVGAHGRPDPGSRCLGSASCIPLCPSHAKYTPLKTQARWSDTVTLVDRAVVDRVLVDGNGRATGVEYLAWNASGPVTRRTVSADVVVLAAHAVENARLLLLSGLANRSDQVGRNLMDHPVLLTWGLLPEPVGPYRGPGSTSGLEGFRFGPARRARAPFRVEIGNWGWVWAKGPVDGDVAELLRTGGEHGRGLFGEALRTAVRERLGRQFTLQFEMEQEADPANRVTLDPDRRDALGLPRPVVSYDLSPHVKEGMAAARQVSDRIFALLGAEDHTDHPAGPAWPGRFEHRGTTYAYRGAGHAAGTHIMGDDPATSVVDSDQRCWDHPGLYAVGCGSMPSVATSNPTLTMAALALRSAGAIARELTARDRPAVITPGDAP; from the coding sequence ATGAGCCCCGGAGGCGGGGCCGCTGCCCCGCACGGCTCCTACGACGTCATCGTCGTCGGGGGCGGCATCGCCGGTTCGCTGGTCGCCCGACGGCTCGGGGACCTCGGTCGGCGGGTGCTGGTCCTGGAGGCCGGGCCCGCCGCGGCCGACCCCGAGGCCGGGCACCGGGCCGCCCTGCGGACGTACCTCACGGCCGGGGCCAAGGTCCCCGGCTCCCCGTACGTCCCCAGCCCGGAGGCCACCTGGCCGGAGGTCACCGACCTGACGGGTCTGCCCTCGGGCGGGTACGCGGCCGAGGGCCACCTGATCCAGCGGGGCCCCCTCCCGTACGCCAGCGGTTACGTCCGCGTCAACGGCGGCACCGGGAACGTGTGGACCGGCCTCACCCCGAGGATGCACCCGGAGGACTTCCGTACGGCGGAGTTCGGCTACGGCCGCAGCTGGCCGATCGGCTACGACGAGCTGGAGCCCCACTACCGGGCCGCCGAGTACGAGATCGGGGTCGCCGCCGACGTCGACGAGCAGCGCGAGCACGTCGGGCTGCCGTTCCCCGAGGAGTACGTCTTCCCCATGCGGGCCCTGCCCGCCAGCCATCTCGACCGGATCGTCGCCGCGCGTCTCGACGGCCGCCGCCTGGCCGACCCGGCCACCGGGGACCCGGTCGTCCTGCGCGTCACCGGCACCCCGCACGGCCGCAACAGCACGCCGGATCCGCTCTACGACGGCGGTGCCGGGTACGTCCCCGTGGGCGCGCACGGCCGGCCCGACCCCGGGAGCCGCTGCCTCGGCAGCGCCAGCTGCATCCCGCTCTGCCCCAGCCACGCCAAGTACACGCCGCTGAAGACCCAGGCCCGCTGGAGCGACACGGTGACCCTGGTCGACCGGGCCGTCGTCGACCGGGTCCTCGTCGACGGCAACGGCCGTGCCACCGGCGTCGAGTACCTGGCCTGGAACGCGTCCGGTCCGGTCACCCGGCGCACGGTCTCCGCCGACGTGGTCGTCCTGGCCGCGCACGCCGTCGAGAACGCCCGTCTGCTCCTTCTCTCCGGACTCGCCAACCGGAGCGACCAGGTCGGCCGGAACCTCATGGACCATCCGGTGCTGCTCACCTGGGGGCTTCTGCCCGAGCCGGTCGGTCCCTACCGGGGTCCCGGTTCCACCTCCGGTCTGGAGGGCTTCCGGTTCGGCCCCGCCCGCCGCGCCCGCGCCCCGTTCCGTGTCGAGATCGGCAACTGGGGCTGGGTGTGGGCCAAGGGGCCCGTCGACGGGGACGTCGCCGAACTCCTCAGGACCGGGGGCGAACACGGCCGGGGCCTCTTCGGCGAGGCGCTCCGGACGGCGGTGCGGGAGCGCCTCGGGCGGCAGTTCACGCTCCAGTTCGAGATGGAGCAGGAGGCGGACCCGGCGAATCGCGTCACCCTGGACCCCGACCGGCGCGACGCGCTGGGGCTCCCGCGCCCGGTGGTGTCGTACGACCTCTCGCCCCACGTCAAGGAGGGCATGGCCGCCGCGCGCCAGGTCTCCGACCGGATCTTCGCCCTGCTCGGCGCCGAGGACCACACCGATCACCCGGCCGGTCCGGCGTGGCCGGGCCGCTTCGAGCACCGGGGCACGACCTACGCCTACCGGGGAGCCGGCCACGCGGCGGGCACGCACATCATGGGCGACGACCCCGCCACCTCCGTGGTCGACTCCGACCAGCGCTGCTGGGACCACCCCGGCCTGTACGCCGTGGGCTGCGGAAGCATGCCCTCGGTCGCCACCTCCAACCCGACCCTGACCATGGCCGCCCTGGCGCTGCGCAGCGCCGGGGCGATCGCCCGCGAGCTCACCGCCCGCGACCGGCCCGCCGTCATCACTCCAGGAGACGCCCCGTGA